One genomic window of Eriocheir sinensis breed Jianghai 21 chromosome 57, ASM2467909v1, whole genome shotgun sequence includes the following:
- the LOC126984729 gene encoding zinc finger protein OZF-like — translation MSTPEKQEQTAAGGRRVRGKQMKQLAAGNSSNKGERKFVCLECGKEFTSREGLRYHTLTHTGVKNYECKECGKQFIQKSHLDTHTLTHTGVKNYECMECGKKFIQKSTLDTHTLTHTGVKNYECKECGKKFSLKGNLDRHTLTHTGVQNYECEECGKKFSLKGNLDRHTLTHTGVKNYECKECTKKFRHKCHLDEHTLTHTGMKNYECKVCGKKFSQKGTLNTHTLTHTGVKNYECKECGKKFSRKGYLDEHTLTHTGVKSHECEECGKRFSRKQALNQHVFRHYGLREFKCDVCGKLFKTRGDIAKHMKTHF, via the coding sequence atgaGTACCCCGGaaaagcaggagcagactgctgcagggggcaggagggtcagaggtaagcagatgaagcaacttgctgctggcaactccagcaacaaaggagagaggaagtttgtgtgtctggagtgtggaaaagaattcacCTCAAGGGAAGGCCTaagatatcacacccttacacacactggtgtcaAGAACTATGagtgtaaggaatgtgggaaacaattcatccagaagagtcaccttgatacacacacccttacacacactggtgtgaagaactatgaatgtatggaatgtgggaaaaaattcatccagaagagtacccttgatacacacacccttacacacactggtgtgaaaaactatgaatgtaaggaatgtgggaaaaaattcagcctgaagggtaaccttgatagacacacccttacacacactggtgtgcaGAACTATgaatgtgaggaatgtgggaaaaaattcagcctgaagggtaaccttgatagacacacccttacacacactggtgtgaagaactatgaatgtaaggaatgtacaAAGAAATTCAGGCATAAGTGTCATCTTGatgaacacacccttacacacacaggtatgaagaactatgaatgtaaggtatGTGGGAAAAAGTTCAGCCAGAAGGGTACCCttaatacacacacccttacacacactggtgttaagaactatgaatgtaaggaatgtggaaaaaaattcagCCGGAAGGGTTACCTTGatgaacacacccttacacacactggtgtaaagagtcatgagtgtgaagagtgcgggaagaggttcagtaggaagcaggcactcaatcaacatgtcttcaggcactatggccttagagagttcaagtgtgatgtttgtggaaagctctttaagacaaggGGTGACATTGCCAAGCACATGAAGacccacttctga